GGATGGTGTCCACGGCGACCGCGGTCTTGCCGGTCTTGCGGTCACCGATGATCAGCTGGCGCTGGCCGCGGCCGATCGGCGTCATGGCGTCGATGGCCTTGATACCGGTCTGCAGCGGCTCGCCGACGCCCTGGCGCTGAACCACCGACGGTGCCTGCAGTTCCAGCGCACGCCGGGTCTCGGACGCGATGTCGCCCTGGCCATCGATCGGCTGCCCGAGCGGGTTCACCACGCGGCCGAGGAAGGCGTCGCCGACCGGCACCGAGAGCACCTCGCCGGTGCGCTTGACCTGCTGGCCCTGCTCGATCTTGTTGAACTCGCCCAGGATCACGGCGCCGACGCTGTGCTCGTCGAGGTTCAGCGCCACGCCCAGCACGCCGCCCTCGAATTCGAGCAGCTCTTGGGTCATGACCGAGGGCAGGCCCTCGACGTGGGCGATGCCGTCACCGGCATCGACGACGGTGCCGACCTCTTCCCGCTCGGTGTCGGCGGAAAACGAGGATACGTAATCCTCGATGGCACCTTCGATATCAGAAGCGGAGATTGTCAACTCTGCCATGGTTTTTCGTCTTCCTACCTTTGATCTGGGTGATGAGTCGTGGGGATCGGTCTCGTCAGTCCGGCAGCTGGTTCTGCGCAGCAGCCAAGCGGGACGCGATGGAGCCGTCGATCACTTCGTCACCGACGGTGATCGACAGACCACCGAGCAGTTCCGGATCGACATGCAACTGGACGGACACCGGATGCCCGTAGATACGCGTGAGCACGGCGGTGAGGCGATCGCGCTGGGCGTCGCTCAGATCCGCAGCGGCACTCACGTGGGCGACGACCTCCCCGCGACGAGCAACCGCGAGCTCGGCGAGATCGATCACGGCTTCGTCGGCACGCTCACCGCGAAGCAGGGTCACGGTCTGCTCGAGCAGTGCGGCGGCGGTGCCGTTGGCGCTGCTGCCGCTCCCAACCACCTTGTCCAGCAGGGCGACTCGGGTTGCGGCATCGGCGGTGTAGTCGCTCAGCAGCGTGGACAGTCGCGGCTCGTTGTCGAGCACCCGGCCGAACTGGAACAGCTGATCCTCGACCTCGTCGACCTCACCGGCGACCTTGGCGCGCTGCAGCAGAGCCAGGCGCGCGATGTGCTCGATGCCGTCGATCAGGTTGGACTCGACGGACCAGCGCTGCGAGGCGGCGGCGCGGACCAGCTTGAGGGCGGGGTCGCCGATCTTGCCGGCCAGCAGCTTGTCGACCAGCGCGACCTTCGCCGTCGCCGAATCGCTGGCCTCGGCGAGATGCTTGGTCAGCGCGGGCTCGGAGATCAGCAGCTTGGCGACCGCGGTCAGGTCGTCGGCCAGGGCCGTCAGACCGTTGGCATCCGATCCGCCTGCTGCGCTGTCGAACTCGGTGACCAGGCTGTCGAGAGCCGCACGGCTGGCCGCCCGCAGTCCGGCGGAGAAGCCGGTCTCGATGACCGCAGCCGAGGGCGCCATCTGGTCGAGGTCGTCCAGGAAGCGGTCGACGGTGGCAGCTTGGGCGGCCGGGTCGGCCACGTGGGCCCGGACCAGGTCGCCGGCCTTGCGCACCGCTTCGTCGCCGAGGCCCAGACGCAGTTCACGCACCGTCTGCTGGCGAAGCAGCTGGATCTGCTGCCCGCCCTGCGCCTTGATCCGCTCGGCGTCGACACCGGCCTGCTCGGCCAACTGGGCCTTGATCCGCTCGGCGTCCTGCTTGGCCTCGCTGGTGACGCTGCCGGATTCGGCGGCGGCATCGGCGAGCGCCTTGGCGTGCATCGCATCGGCATCAGCGAGCCGCTTCGCCGCGTCGGCGCTCTCGGCCAGGGCGACACGGATGGCTTCCTGCTGCTTGACCATCAGCCCCTTGACCAGGGGCGCCACCCATTTGACGATGATGAACACGATGACGGCGAAGCCGATCAGCTGTCCGATGAATGTCGACATC
This region of Mycolicibacterium diernhoferi genomic DNA includes:
- a CDS encoding F0F1 ATP synthase subunit B/delta, with the translated sequence MSTFIGQLIGFAVIVFIIVKWVAPLVKGLMVKQQEAIRVALAESADAAKRLADADAMHAKALADAAAESGSVTSEAKQDAERIKAQLAEQAGVDAERIKAQGGQQIQLLRQQTVRELRLGLGDEAVRKAGDLVRAHVADPAAQAATVDRFLDDLDQMAPSAAVIETGFSAGLRAASRAALDSLVTEFDSAAGGSDANGLTALADDLTAVAKLLISEPALTKHLAEASDSATAKVALVDKLLAGKIGDPALKLVRAAASQRWSVESNLIDGIEHIARLALLQRAKVAGEVDEVEDQLFQFGRVLDNEPRLSTLLSDYTADAATRVALLDKVVGSGSSANGTAAALLEQTVTLLRGERADEAVIDLAELAVARRGEVVAHVSAAADLSDAQRDRLTAVLTRIYGHPVSVQLHVDPELLGGLSITVGDEVIDGSIASRLAAAQNQLPD